In one Pseudomonas sp. R84 genomic region, the following are encoded:
- a CDS encoding M14 family metallopeptidase: MERIDHVLPWSHLGSERKISVFRFGRGERKAYIQASLHADELPGMRTAWELKKRLGELEAKGLLNGVIELVPVANPLGLGQLLQGNHQGRFEAGSGKNFNRDFVELSAPVAAALAERLGDDPHANVRLIRQAMADHLAALPEASSQLQGMQRVLLSHACTADVVLDLHCDAEAALHMYALPQHWPQWRSLAAHLNVKVGLLAEDSGGSSFDEACSLPWLRLSRQFPDAQVPLACLATTIELGGQADTGRAEACAYAEGILAFLAEQGLITGEWPNPAHEACEGMPFEGTELLFAPHPGVVSFLRKPGEWVEAGDEIFEVIDPLSDRVSTVCAGTSGVLFAIERLRYAQPGFWLAKVAGREALRHGRLLND, translated from the coding sequence ATGGAACGCATCGACCACGTATTGCCGTGGAGCCACCTGGGCAGCGAGCGCAAGATTTCCGTGTTCCGTTTCGGACGCGGCGAGCGCAAGGCCTACATTCAGGCCAGCCTGCACGCTGACGAATTGCCGGGCATGCGCACCGCTTGGGAGCTGAAAAAGCGCCTTGGCGAACTCGAAGCCAAAGGCTTGCTCAACGGCGTCATCGAACTGGTGCCGGTCGCCAACCCGTTGGGTCTTGGGCAATTGCTGCAAGGCAATCACCAGGGCCGTTTCGAGGCCGGCAGCGGCAAGAATTTCAACCGTGATTTCGTCGAGCTGAGCGCGCCGGTTGCGGCAGCATTGGCCGAGCGTCTCGGTGATGATCCGCATGCCAATGTGCGTCTGATCCGTCAGGCCATGGCTGATCACTTGGCGGCATTGCCGGAGGCGAGTAGCCAGTTGCAAGGTATGCAGCGTGTGTTGCTCAGCCACGCTTGCACCGCTGATGTGGTGCTCGATCTGCATTGCGATGCCGAAGCCGCGCTGCACATGTATGCGTTGCCGCAGCACTGGCCGCAGTGGCGTTCGCTGGCCGCGCACCTGAATGTGAAGGTCGGATTGCTCGCGGAAGATTCCGGCGGCAGCTCGTTCGATGAAGCTTGCTCGCTGCCATGGTTGCGTCTGTCGCGTCAGTTCCCCGATGCGCAGGTTCCGTTGGCATGTCTGGCGACCACGATTGAGCTTGGCGGTCAGGCCGACACCGGTCGCGCCGAAGCCTGTGCGTATGCTGAAGGCATTCTTGCGTTCCTCGCCGAGCAAGGCTTGATCACCGGCGAGTGGCCGAACCCGGCGCACGAAGCCTGTGAAGGCATGCCGTTCGAGGGCACTGAGTTGCTGTTCGCGCCGCATCCGGGCGTCGTCAGTTTTCTGCGCAAGCCCGGCGAGTGGGTCGAGGCGGGTGATGAGATTTTTGAAGTGATTGATCCTCTGTCCGATCGGGTCAGCACGGTATGTGCTGGTACCTCCGGGGTGCTGTTTGCCATTGAACGGCTGCGTTATGCCCAACCCGGTTTCTGGCTGGCCAAGGTGGCGGGGCGCGAAGCGTTGCGTCACGGGCGCTTGCTCAACGACTGA